The genomic window GATAAATAGGATTAGGCGGGAGGTTATCTGATATGATGACTGCCAAATTTGATTTTGCGCGTGTTACTCAGACAACGGTACGCGATCTAGTTGAAATTTTTGGTCCATCAGGAGTGTCTGTAGATAGGGAAAAGGTTACGGCATATTCAAAGGATGAAGTTGCGCTACATTTGTGGGATAAAGAATATACTGCTGATGTGGTATGTTTTGCCGAAAATACGGAACAGATATCTGATTTTATGAGGTATGCGAATGATAAAAAGATTCCTGTTACTCCGAGAGGGGCTGGTACAGGATTATCAGGGGGTGCTGTGCCCGCATTTTGTGGCATAGAACTTTCTTTGGAATGCATGAATAAAATATTGGAGTTCGATATGGAGAACCTGACGATTACCGTTGAACCAGGAGTAGTTACTGCTGAGATAAACAAAGCAGCTGCCGACCATGGTCTGCTCTATGCCGGTGACCCGTGCAGCGGTGATGCCTCTTTTATCGGTGGTAACGTGGCGGAAAATGCCGGCGGCAATAAGGTTGTAAAGTATGGTCCAACAGGTAATCATGTACTAGGTATGGAAGTTGTGTTGCCGGACGGTTCCGTTACATGGTTTGGGGGCAAAAGAAGAAAAGATGTGACAGGATATGATTTCGTTCATCTGATGGTAGGGTCGGAGGGTACCCTTGGGATTGTTACAAAGATAATACTTAGACTTTTGCCCAGCTCATCTTTTGTTGTAGACCTTTTGGTCCCTTTTGCAGATGTCAAGAGCGCAATAAAAGCGGTCCCTGCGATAATGACAGAGGGCAAGAGTATCCCCAGTTCTATAGAATTTATCGATAAGCAGTCGATGTTGCTTACAGAGGAATATCTACGGACAAAATTTCCATTTTCGAACGAAGCTGATGCGCATTTGATATTACAGTATGAGGGAAATGAAAGAGAGCGTCTTGCTGATGAAATTGAGAAAATAGGGGATATATGTCTAAAGCAGGGGGCTTTGGAGGTATTCGTTGCGGATAACAGAACGGTGAAGGATAAGCTGTGGAAAGGGCGTAAAAGTGTTGCTGAAGCTGTATGGGCACATGCTCCAATTCAGGTGTCAAATGAGGATGTCGTCATTCCTGCAAGCGCTGTTGCAGATTTTATGCGGGAGTTGGATGACATATGTCACGGTGCGGGTGTGAAATATGCTGCTTATGGTCATCTTGGCGACGGTAATATGCATGTAACGTTATATCTGGAGGGGGAAACCCCTGGATGGCGCGAGATTATTGGGGGCGTGCGGCAAAAGCTCTACACGATTGTTATAAAGCTTGAGGGGACGCTCACGGGAGAACATGGCGTGGGGTTGAAGCGTGCCGCGTATATTTCGCAATTTCTTGATGATGCTCAAATAGATTTGATACGCAGGGTAAAACTTGCCTTCGATCCAAACAATATACTCAATCCCGGTAAAATTGTTCCCTGGGAATAGGGTGTTGTATATTTAAGAAGTACATCCCATTTTTTTATATCAAATTTATTATTGCAAAGGTACCTCTTTAATTGTAGGTGCCTTTGCTTTTTGTGATGGTGTGTTTGTTGGGTACGTTATTATGGCGGCTTCTAACTGCGGGAGTCCTTTTGTTTGATACGCTGGTGTTGAAGTAGTTCTGTAAAAGTATCTAATTTTCCAAATAAAACAACAATTTATTATATTGTGTCATTTTGTTGTCAATTGTGAAAATATGTCGCTAATGCATAAAAATAACTTGACATTTATAAAACATGAGGATATAGTGACATTGATAAAAATAGCGGTGTAAAAGCAAGGGAATTTGGTTAAAAACCAAAGCGGCCCCACCACTGTTGTCATGACGAAATCGCGGGATCACTGGACGTCTGTCTGGGAAGATGCGAAATTAGGATGAATGGAAGCCAGGAGACCTGCTTACACCGTCGAGGGATAAATCTGCGCGGGCGGATATTGTTTCGTGAGCCATCGTCTTTAGATTGTACGGCGGCCATATGATGTTGTCTGTGCGGTGTTTTTCTTTGCAGGCGGCATTTTTTTTTTTACCCTCCGCTTGCTGGCATCTGTTGGCCTTGTAACTTGACAATAAAATAATATAACTAATAAAAGTAAATAATAAATATTTACTATAGTATATTTTACTGTCATTGGAGTGGACTTTTAGTTGTAGGGGACAATGTTGTATCTGCTGAGTTAAATGTCCTAAAGAGAATATGAGATGACTATATTTTAAATTTTACTATAAATTCTGAAAATATTAGAAAAACAAAAAGAAAAGAGGATGAGGATTTGATCAGGCTGATTGAAAAGGGCGTTTATCTGTTTAACGGAAACGTGTTGGTGGAGGATGTGGAGAAAAAGGGGCTCTCCGCGGTCAACGAAGAGATTCAGGCCGCGGGAATGAAGCCTCTGGAACGGCTGCCGGAGGACAGGGAGAGCGCCGCCGGAGGGACGATCGCGGCCAATATTATCGCGGCGCATAACGCCTCCGGCACGAAGGATAATTACCGGATACGCTTTGACAGCCTCGCCTCGCATGACATCACCTATGTGGGCATCATCCAGACCGCGATCGCCAGCGGCATGAAGCGCTTCCCGATCCCCTATGTCATGACAAACTGCCATAATTCGCTCTGCGCCGTCGGCGGGACGATCAACGAGGACGATCATCTTTTCGGCCTCTCGGCCGCGAAGAGGTATGGCGGAGAGTTTGTCCCCGCGCATCTGGCGGTCATCCATTCCTATGTACGGGAGATGATGTCCGGCTGCGGACGGATGATTCTTGGTTCGGACAGCCATACGCGTTACGGCGCCCTGGGGACGATGGGCGTCGGCGAGGGCGGCCCGGAGCTTGTGAAACAGCTTGTCGGACGCACCTATGATTTTCCGCGCACCGACGTCGTCGCCGTCTATCTCACCGGCGCCCCGCGTCCCGGAGTCGGCCCGCAGGACGTCGCGCTGGCGATCATCGGCGCGGTCTTTAAAAACGGCTTTGTAAAGAACAAGGTGATGGAATTTGTCGGCCCCGGAGTCTCGAACCTGCCGGTGGAGTTCCGCAGCGGCATCGACGTGATGACTACGGAGACGGCCTGCTGGACCTCCGTCTGGCGCACCGATGAGAGGGTCGAGGAATATTTTCATATTCACGGACGCTCGGAGGCTTACAGGCGGCTCGAGCCGGCCGCTGCCGCTTGGTATGACGCGGCCATTGTAGTGGAGCTCGACAAGGTAAAGCCGATGATCGCCCTTCCCTTCCATCCCAGCAACGTCTATACGATAGACGAGCTCAACGCGAACCCCTATGAGATATTGAAGCGGGTGGAGGATGACGCCCGCAGCAAGCTGGAGAATCCGGAGCTGAAGCTCAATCTCACCGAAAAGATATCTAAGGAGGGCAAGATCCGCGTGGATCAGGGGATCATCGCCGGCTGCTCCGGCGGGACCTTTGACAATGTCGTCGCGGCGGCGCAGATTTTGCGCGGAGGCAGCGTTGGCAACGGCGAATTCTCGCTCAGCGTCTATCCCGGCAGCCAGCCTGCTATGCTTGAGCTCATCGGCAACGGTTCTGTCGGCGCCCTTATGGAGGCGG from Cloacibacillus sp. includes these protein-coding regions:
- a CDS encoding FAD-linked oxidase C-terminal domain-containing protein — protein: MMTAKFDFARVTQTTVRDLVEIFGPSGVSVDREKVTAYSKDEVALHLWDKEYTADVVCFAENTEQISDFMRYANDKKIPVTPRGAGTGLSGGAVPAFCGIELSLECMNKILEFDMENLTITVEPGVVTAEINKAAADHGLLYAGDPCSGDASFIGGNVAENAGGNKVVKYGPTGNHVLGMEVVLPDGSVTWFGGKRRKDVTGYDFVHLMVGSEGTLGIVTKIILRLLPSSSFVVDLLVPFADVKSAIKAVPAIMTEGKSIPSSIEFIDKQSMLLTEEYLRTKFPFSNEADAHLILQYEGNERERLADEIEKIGDICLKQGALEVFVADNRTVKDKLWKGRKSVAEAVWAHAPIQVSNEDVVIPASAVADFMRELDDICHGAGVKYAAYGHLGDGNMHVTLYLEGETPGWREIIGGVRQKLYTIVIKLEGTLTGEHGVGLKRAAYISQFLDDAQIDLIRRVKLAFDPNNILNPGKIVPWE
- a CDS encoding hydratase, translated to MIRLIEKGVYLFNGNVLVEDVEKKGLSAVNEEIQAAGMKPLERLPEDRESAAGGTIAANIIAAHNASGTKDNYRIRFDSLASHDITYVGIIQTAIASGMKRFPIPYVMTNCHNSLCAVGGTINEDDHLFGLSAAKRYGGEFVPAHLAVIHSYVREMMSGCGRMILGSDSHTRYGALGTMGVGEGGPELVKQLVGRTYDFPRTDVVAVYLTGAPRPGVGPQDVALAIIGAVFKNGFVKNKVMEFVGPGVSNLPVEFRSGIDVMTTETACWTSVWRTDERVEEYFHIHGRSEAYRRLEPAAAAWYDAAIVVELDKVKPMIALPFHPSNVYTIDELNANPYEILKRVEDDARSKLENPELKLNLTEKISKEGKIRVDQGIIAGCSGGTFDNVVAAAQILRGGSVGNGEFSLSVYPGSQPAMLELIGNGSVGALMEAGAVVKTAFCGPCFGAGDTPSNHGFSIRHTTRNFPNREGSKPGEGQISSVALMDARSIAATAANGGVLTSAERYGELLHDKPYKFRGDLYEKKVYHGFGKADDSQELIYGPNIRPWPKVYPLAENLLLKIASVITDPVTTTDELIPSGETSSLRSNPLKLAQFALSRKDPLYVGRAQAAQVLEDDRRAAVEGGVPVSGEAKKLLASAGMADASAQTAIGSVIFAVKPGDGSAREQAASSQRVLGGQANFAEEYATKRYRSNLINWGMIPFIADSADRDKFKAGEWVLIPHIRAAIESGAEEVEARLIGPGGEGEKISLKMPGLTKDDRAIILAGCLMNFYASENK